The nucleotide sequence GACATCATCTACACGGATCTCGTCGGATACGACGAGGTGTCGCATCATTCGGGCGTGGACCGCCCGGAGACCCTCGAAGTATTGCGTCGGCTCGATGCAGAAATCGGGCTGCTGCTGTCGGTCGTGAAGGAAGTCAGGCGTGACTACCACGTCATTGTGCTCTCGGACCATGGACAGTCGCAGGGTGCAACGTTCAGGCAGCGGTACCAGGAGCCGTTGCGTGCTCTGGTGCACCGCGCGTGTGCGCTCCCGCCGCCGGACCATCCGCTGCCACGCCATCTCAGTGGGGTTCTGACGCGTCGTCGTCAGATCGCCCATGCTCAGGCAGGGGACGAACAAACAGGCGCGCTGGGACGCGGAGCGGAGACACTTCAGTTCGCCGCGGCGGCGCTGCACAGTGAGATGGACGCACCTGAGAAGCACCAGCCGTCAACCGAGCCGATCGTGCTGGCTTCAGGGAATCTAGGGCTGGTCAGCTTCCCGTGGATTGCCGAACGCGCGACTCTGGAGTGGATCAGCGATAACTACCCTGCCCTCATTCCCACACTTGCCGGGCATCCGGGAATCGGGTTTGTGCTCGTTGCGCGCGAACATGGAGGGTCTCTCGTGATAGGTCCACACGGGTCGATCGCCGTCGAGACCGGTGAAGTGGAAGGCGAAAACCCACTTGAGCGTTTTGGCCCGCTCGCTCTCGAGCGGGTCCGTCGCACTGATAGCTTCCGCAATACGCCGGACTTGATGATCAACAGCGTGTATTCACCGGTGACCGACGAGGTGGCGGCGTTCGAGGAACAGGTCGGCTCGCATGGTGGTCTCGGAGGTGAGCAGACACGGCCTTTCTTGCTGCATCCAGCCGGACTGGCGTTACCCAAAAGGCCGCTGCTCGGCGCCGGGGCCATTCACGAGGTGCTCGCCGGCTGGCGCGCCGCTCAGGAATCGCCGTGAATGATGCTGCGCTCGCGCACGATCTGTTTGCCTCCGACGATGACATCGCGCACGTCACCGGGCCGTGCCGAGTAGGCGAGCGCGGACCACACGTCCGCCGGACCCGCATGATGTGGTCCGCTGAGTTCCACGATCTGCATTGTCGCTTCCTTACCCGGCTCGAGGGAGCCGAGCGATTCGCCCAGTCCGAGAGCGGCCGCACCGACGCGCGTCGCCATCGCCATGACGTCGCGTGAACCAACGGCCGCCGGGTCGCGTTCGCGCCACTTATGAAGTGTCGCGGCGAGCCGAATGGAGGACCAGACATCCAGCGAATTGCTGCTGACGGCGCCGTCGGTTCCGAGGCACACCTTGACCCCGGCGTCGATCAGGGCACGCACCGGTGCGATTCCGGACGCCAGTTTGAGGTTTGACCAGGGGCAGTGCGCCACGAATGCGCCCGTTTCAGCGAGAAGCACGATGTCGCGCTCACTGAGTTCCACCGCGTGCGCCACGACAGTACGTGCGGTGAGCAGCCCCGTCTCCGCGAGCACCTCTATCGGTGATCCGCCGTGCATGTCCCGAACGGACTCGACTTCACGCGCATTTTCCGCCGCGTGAACGTGTATCCGCGCGCCGTACCGGGCGGCGAGGTCCCCCAGCGCCCGCAATTGCGGAACCGTAAGGGCGTAGGTGCTGTGCGGCATCAGCCATTGCGGCGCGGATCCAGGGTTCGCAGCGGACTGAGCCAGTCGGCGTTCGGCGCGGTCGAGTTTCTCCTCCACGCTCCTGCCCTCAGGAGTGGCGAAGTTCGCGAACGCCGGACCGGTCGCGACATTGACGCCGAAACGTTCCCCAGCCCGCACCGTCTCATCGGGAAACCAGTACATGTCCAGCGCGGCCGTGGTCCCTGACAGGATCGACTCCCGGCACGCGTCGGTTGCGCCGGCCCGGATCTGCGACGGTCCAAGGGTGCGCGATTCCTCGCCCACCACCCGAGTCAGGAAGTCCTGCAAGCACAGATCGTCCGCGATGCCTCGGAAAAGGGTCATCGCCAGATGAGTATGCGCGTTAACGAACCCCGGGAGTACGACGCAGCCGCTCGCATCAATAACGTGCGCTCCCTGGGCTGGCACAGGTGCACCCGACCCGACCGCGTCGATGGTCCCGTTCCGCGTGGCAACGAAACCCTCCTCATAGGTGGTCAGCTGCCCGTTCATGGTGAGCACGCGGCCGCCGCGTATGAGCAGTCGGGATTCAGTCACCCGCCTATTGTCACCTGGCTGCCGCTATCGCGCGACAGCTTCCTCGATCCGCTCCAGCGTCCGCGCCATATTCGTCCTTGTCGCTGCCGGAAATTTGCTGCGTTTCAGGAAGAAGCGCTGCTTGTCCTCGGATAGATCCCAGGTCTCGGTGACCGCGGTGCCCCCGTCGATGCGTTCGAGCTCATATCGCCAGATCCTGCCACCGAGCAGACCACCTAAACCGGTTGTCTTCCAAGCGATCCGTCGATCCGGCTCGTATTCGATCACGACGTTCGCCATCGAATACGGCAAGCCCATTTTCATTGACATTCCGAATTTGGTGCCGAGCGCCAGTGGGCGGGACTCTGCGCGGGTACCGACAACGGTGCCTGAGCCGTCGAACTCGCGATGCTTCGCGGCATCCGCGAGCAGTGCGAAAATCTTCTCTGGTTCAACGGGAATCGTCCGCCGCACAGAGAGCGTATTGCCCTTCATCAGCACCTTCCTTGTCTGCTGACCGTTCCGGACTCGACTGTACCTGCGCAAACGGGACTGCCGCTCATGTGAAGAACTCACTGATCAGCTTTGCCAGCTCCGCTGGCGCATCTTCAGGCACGAACGCGCGTGCATTCGGGATTTTTACGAAAGTGGCGTTGGGAATGTCGCGCGCGAGTTGCTCACCGAGTCGGAGCGGAAAGTACTTGTCCGCGTCGCCCCACGCGACAAGTACGCGCCCCGGGTACGTACGTAGCGCTTGGATCGCCGCGTGCGTGTAGCGCGGATGGACGTCCTTCATCGCTTTAGCGATGTCGCGGCGAATCTCACTGCGCAGCAACGGGGCGACGTACGCCTTCTCGACCTGTGGCGGCAGTGGCCGCGCGGTTGACCAGCCGTACGCGAGAGGCGACCGGCGAATGGGTTTAAGCCGCAGAGATTGCGCTACAGGCCAAAGTCCGCCCGGAACTCGGGAAAGGGGAGTGAGATAACGAAATATGAGGGGGAAGAAGTTGTCGTAGCAGTCGCAATTCGTCAGGACTAATGAATCAACGAGTTCTGGATGCTGCGCCGTAATAATCTGCGCGAACGCCCCGCCACTGTCGTTTGCGACAAGGCGAACTGGCGCGATGTCGAGCGCACGGATGAAGTCCGCGATCAGGTCCGCGATGCCGAGTGGGCTGAGGTCGGCGTCTGCATTCATGGGGGTGTGATGCGAACCGAATGGCAGATCAGGGACGACGCAGTCAAACGATCCGCTGAGGCGGGAAACGACATTGCGCCACACGTCTCCGTTGACGAACACCCCGTGCAGAAACAGAACTGGCGGGCGCTCTCCCGTGCCCATTCGGCGATACCTCAGTTGACCGGCGGACACAGGAACAGACTGGTGGGGAACCTCGAGAAAGGCAGTGTGAGTCATCGTGTGCCCTTAACACCGTGAGACTTTAAGAATTGTCTCCTTCTGGCGTGAGCCTACACCCGTGGTACTTGCCGCAGCTCCGGTGCAGGCTGAGGCGTGTTACTCCGCAAATCAGCGTCTGCGGCGCGGGGTGCCGCCACTCCGTCGAGCAGGTCTCGGGCGGCTGGCCAGAAATCGTTGCCGGGAAGGAAAGTTGGCGGTGACGCCTCGACTGTGTCGATCCGGGCAGCGCGGGCAGCGCCTACAGGGTCGAGCAGGTCGCGGTACTGCGGAAGGGCTATCGCCACATCGTCGCTCAGTTCGTCGAGTGCATGCACGGCCGCGCGCAACCGGAGCCACCTGTGTCGATGCCACCGGTCGCTGTCGCCTTCGAAACGCGTGCGCAGGCGCATCCCTGCGAGTGCCCCGCGCACACACAAGGACGCTACGGTCTCTTTGCGCATGAAAAGGTTGATTCCGCCCTCGTCGCGGCGCAGCCACACCCACGCCACGCGGCCCCGCGCGCTAGGCATGTGGGTTTGCATCACGTCCCGCCATCCACGTGCGGTGTCCAGGATGGCACTGAGGAAGCTCCCGGGCGTCGTGCCGACGCGGACCCAGCGCGGGACGTTCGCCTGCCAGTCTTCCGGCAGCCAGACATCCTGGTGCTCATAACCCAGGGGGTGGGATCCGAGGTTGAGGCCGAAGGTGGGCCACTCAGGAAGCTGACGATCGAAAAGGTGAACCGGGAAGTTCGACGTGATCCCGCCATCGGAAAGCCAGAGCTCTTCGGCGAGCAGCCAGGGCTGCGTGTCCGTCTGCGGGTTCCCTGCCTGCGGGTTCCGAGGTGGAGTCGGTGATGTATACGCCGCGCCGTCCGCGGGGATCGGGATCCCGAAGTTGTCACGCACCGTTGTTGGCGGGCGAACACGGAACGTGCGCACCGCCCGGAACAGGAACGGAAGTGACATGCTCGCGCGCACCGCGAACACCACTGGCAGATCCCACGGTTCCGCCAGGGGCCGCAGCTCCAGGGGCTCGTAACTCCCGCTCGTGTCGTCCCAGCAGTAGTACAGCCCGCCGCCACCGTGCGGGGGTGCGATCGCATCGGTGAGTTCGTCACCGAAGATCGCGCGCAGATCGTCGGGGCAGACATAGATTTTGCTGCCGATGGACTTTTCCAGCTCCTGCTGCGGCGGCAGGGGGAACCGGAAAGGACGCTGCTGGGATAGGTCGGTGACCATCAGTTTGAGATTCACCGTTCGCTCAAATGGATCGCGTGTGAGTTGCTCAGTCAGCGCTTGTGATGTGTCGCGGGAACCCCGCCACAGGTCACCGAACGTGACTGCGGACTTCTGTCCCGCGAGCCCACGCATCTGCAGGTCGATCCATTGCACAAGCGTGTCGCCGGTGAGCACACCAAAATGCCGCTCCGAACGAAAGGTCCGGTAGACCCGCAACGCCGCCACGCACACCACCAGAGCGACAAGCAGGCCCGTGGCGACGACTGTCGCCGCCAGTACCGCAAGCGTAAGCGCGACGTCCGCGTTGTCGTCCACAGCTAGTACGGCAGCCACCACGCTCCAAGAAGTGACGCCCACGAGTAGCCACAGGAGGGCAGAAGAAATCGCCCGCAATGGAAGTGGCTCACGGGGCGCGCCGGATGTGCGAAGCGTCCAATAGTCATGGCTGTCACCGGACCATAGGCGAGTTCGTGCGGCAGCTCGCCTCCGGCGCCACCATGCCACCAGGGTCGCTGCTGCGCTAGCGCTCCCACCGGCGACGAGAATTGTTCCCGCAACCGCCGCGAACACGGAAAGGGCCAGCGCCCACCACGGCGCGACAAGGCCGCTTACGGTGCCCGCAGACTCAAGTGCCAGCGCGCCGAAAAGTACAGCGACTGCGGCGAAAAGAATTGCCACGGGGGGAATCCCGAGACCACGGAGCAACGATGGCAGCTGCCGAATGCGGGAACCGCGACTCAGCCAGAACGCGATCACCCGGAAAGCTCTCGTATCTCCGGCTGACTTCGATGAGGGAGTGAAAAGCTGTGCGAGACGGTGCTTCTCACGAACCGGTGCTCCGGACTCGAGCTGTGTGAGCCACTGGGGGATGCTTGCCAGCCCGGCGAAGCCTGGTGCGGGCCCGTCGTCCGGTGGATCGAGTGGCAGCCGCGCAGACATCCGGATTCGTCCGAGTTCAGCTGCGGCCGCCGCAGCAGCGGCGATCGCACCAGCGGACGCACCGCCCACGTTGCGGAGCCTGAACGAGCGTGCCACCTCACAGACAGCAAGCGGATACACAATCCCGGAGGTCGTTCCGCCTTTCATGGTGATGTCCGCGCTTGCGCGGCAATACGCTTCGTAGGAGACACCGTCGTGGGACACCTGCCTCCGACTGCGATTCAGGAGGTCGTTCCACGCGTTCTGAGTGAATACAGCACCGGATTCGGGCAGGGGGATGTCGTACGTCGAAGTGTCGAGGTACCCCAGCGGAGGTCCTTCAGATGGGGGCACAGTGGGACCATCGCCTGGCGCTAGCAGGGTGCGCAGCGTCGTCACCGGCGCCTTACGCGCATCCCACGAGTCGCTATCGCTGCCCACGATTTCAGGCTAGAGGTGGAACTGGGCAGTGCAGCACAGCACACACCGTGCGGATGAGTTCGCCTTCCTCCAGCGTCACCTGGCCGTTGTCCATCACTGTGGTGACGACGGACTCGACGAGTCTGCCTTTCTCTTCTCCAGCGAGTCCGTCGATAATCGGCCATACATGCTCGAGCGCGAGGATGCCATCGTCCGGTAGCGCGAAGGTCACCTGCTGACCGGGAAAGACCACGTTCATACCGGCCTGAAATGCCTTCTCAGCAGCGGCTTGTTCGTCATTTCCTACGCGCGCGAGAACCGCGAGCAGCGTGGACACCGCATCACGGCTGCCGCTGAGGCTGTGGCGGCGGCCTCCCCAGCGCGGCTTGTGCGTCAGGACTTCGTGCAAACCGGTGAATACCAGTGTGCCGAGACAGTATTCGAACACGCTGACGCGGCCATCTGCGGCGATGAGGTCACTCAGGGTACCCATGATTTCCCGGACATCGTCGGAACCACGGTGGCGCAGGGCCGGGAACGCAATCTCTGCCAGTGGGAGCCGCAGATGAGGGTCAAGTTGCTGTACCTCGCCACCGGTGTTCCAGGACGCATCTGCTACTTCACGACCATATTTTGTGGCAATTATGGCGTGCTGACGTGTCCGCACGTCGTGTTCGTTGGACATCAGCAGACCGAACACGAGTGGCACGACAGCAGTGCCGTCGTGAGCCTTGTCGGCAAGCGAACTCGGGATATCGCGTCGTATGCGCTCGCCGTGCGCGTACGACGTTGAGGAGGGGTCACCGATGCCCGCGACGACTGCAGCGGGATCGACGGAGATGGGAGATTGAGAACGCGCACTCGGCGACGGTGCCTGCCGCCTCGGTGCACCGGCGGCATGTGAGGGCGGGATATCGTGGTCGGCCACGAGCCCGAGTTGGACGTCCTCGCGCAGCCCAGACGGTGGATTCGAGCGCCACCGCTGTTGCAGGTCCGCGAGCTTTTCAGGGCTGAACTCAGGTTCGAGCGTCTGGATTCTCTTCACCAGTGGAGGGTGCGTCGCAAAGAGCGATGAGAAGTTCATCCCCTCGCCGAACAGCATGTGACTGACGTCCTCAGTCTTCGCGTTGCGCAGTTTCGAGCCATCGTCGAGGCCGCCAATTTTCTTGAGTGCGCCCGCGAGCCCGGAGGTCTGGCGAGTGAACTGAACGGCGGATGCGTCGGCGAGAAACTCGCGCTGACGCGACACGGCTGCTTTGATGAGGCGGCCAAAGAACACCCCGATGAATCCGGCGATCAGTGCCACGATGCCGATGAGCGCGATGGGAGCACCTGCGTTGTTGTTCCCTCGCTGCCTGCCGCCGCCCGAATAGAGCAGGACCCGACCAATAACAGACAGTGCCGTTAGTCCCGCGAGCACGCCAATCAGCCTGATGTTGAGGCGCATGTCGCCGTTGATGATGTGGCTGAACTCGTGGGCAATCACACCCTGAAGTTCGTCGCGATTGAGCCGCTCGAGTGCCCCCTGGGTGACGGCCACCGCGGCGTCTGCAGGCGTGTAGCCCGCAGCAAACGCATTGATGCCGCGTTCACCTGGCATCACGAACAGATCCGGGACCGGCGTGCTCGAGGCGATCGCGATTTCCTCCACGACGTTGCGGTAGCGGCGCAGATGCGGATCCGTCGTGTCGTCGGGCACCGGTACCGCCCCGAGCGCCAGCGCGACCTTGCTCCCACCGCCGCTGCGCAGCGACATGGTCCGGACGAATGACACGCCGCCGATGAAGACGAGCGTCCCGATCGTCACCAGCACCGCGAATGTTGCCACCTCGCCCGGGTCCGAGCCGCCAGAAAGCGAGGCAACAACGACCAGAAGGTTCGCGAGCGTCACAATTGCCAGCACTGCGACCACAAACAGCACCACCAGCCTTGTCGAAGACCGGCGCACCTGTTTCTGGCGCTCAAAGAAATTCATGTGTCTCTCCCACGCGCACATCGACCCCTAACAGTGAAACCACAACGGGACGCGAAGTCAGTGACGCGCGTCCCGTTGATCGAGCGGCCCTCAGAAGGTGATGCGCGGGGCCTGACGCGTGTCAGGTCCTTCTGCTTCGAGCAGTGCAGCAGCCTGGAAGTTGAACATTCCCGCGATGATGTTCGAGGGGAACACTTCCCGCTTGTTGTTGTAGGCCATGACAGCGTCGTTGTACGCCTGGCGTGCGAAAGCCACACGGTTTTCCGTGGAGGTGAGTTCCTCGGAAAGCTGCATCATATTCTGGTTCGCTTTGAGATCCGGGTAGGACTCAGTGAGTGCGAACAGGCGCCCCAGCGTTTGCGTCAGCGTGTTCTCCGCGCCCGCAAGCTCGTTCATGGAGTTCGGGTCGCCGGGGTTCTGGCGGGCACTGTTCTGCGCGGACACAGCCGAGTTTCGCGCGTTAATGACAGCCTCGAGCGTGCCCTGTTCATGCTTCATGTAGCCCTTGGCAGTCTCGACCAGGTTCGGAATGAGATCATGCCGACGAGTCAACTGGACGTCGATCTGCGCGAATGCGTTCTTGTAACCGTTGCGGCGCGTTACCAGCCCGTTGTAGATGCTGACGACAGCGATCACGGAGATAACGGCGATGATGAGAATGACTACTAAGAGTCCGACTAGAACTCCAGTCACCTGCGACCCCCCTAACAAATTGTGGGTTCGGATTCGTTTTGTCCCATCATCTCACAGCCTGTCGTTTTCGCTGGCTGCTCAGTCTCGTCAACACTGCGCGGCGGTGTCACGTTAAGCCCCCGTTAACAGCTTTCGCCTTTTCCGAATCGCCGAACGACACTTGGTGAACTGGCTGCTAACGTCGCTCTTGCCGAGCGCTGAGCAGTCCCGAGCGCCGCCGTGCCCCAGCCGGAGGAGATTCGATGCGTTTGTCGCCGCATGAGCAAGAAAGGCTGATGATCAGCTATGCCGCGGACCTCGCACGAAGACGGCAAGCGCGTGGCGTGAAACTCAACCACCCGGAGACGGTCGCGCTCATCACCGACCATGTACTCGAGGGCGCTCGCGACGGACGTACCGTCGCCGAACTCATGGCGACTGGCCGTGAAGTTCTCACGCGTGACGACGTGATGGAGGGTGTCCCCGAGATGCTGCGCGACGTCCAGGTGGAAGCAACTTTCCCTGACGGTACGAAGCTTGTGACTGTCCACCATCCCATTCGTTAGCAGCGCCCGAGGAGGCCGCATGATTCCTGGGGAAGTCATCACCGCTGAGGGTGAACTCACATTGAACGACGGTGCTCAGCGAATCGAGGCTGAGGTTGTCAATACCGGCGACCGCCCCGTGCAGGTGGGCAGCCACTTTCACTTCGCACAGGCAAACCCCGCTCTCGAGTTTGACCGCGAAGCCGCGCATGGGCATCGACTCGACATTCCCGCGGGCACCGCGATCCGGTTCGAACCGGGCATCGCGCACACTGTGTCGCTTGTTCCCCTTGGTGGGACCCGCGAAGTCCATGGCCTGAGCCTCACCCCTCCCGGAAAGCTGGATCGCTGATGACACGAATAAGTCGAGCGCGCTACGCGGAGCTAT is from Hoyosella subflava DQS3-9A1 and encodes:
- a CDS encoding amidohydrolase family protein, whose amino-acid sequence is MTESRLLIRGGRVLTMNGQLTTYEEGFVATRNGTIDAVGSGAPVPAQGAHVIDASGCVVLPGFVNAHTHLAMTLFRGIADDLCLQDFLTRVVGEESRTLGPSQIRAGATDACRESILSGTTAALDMYWFPDETVRAGERFGVNVATGPAFANFATPEGRSVEEKLDRAERRLAQSAANPGSAPQWLMPHSTYALTVPQLRALGDLAARYGARIHVHAAENAREVESVRDMHGGSPIEVLAETGLLTARTVVAHAVELSERDIVLLAETGAFVAHCPWSNLKLASGIAPVRALIDAGVKVCLGTDGAVSSNSLDVWSSIRLAATLHKWRERDPAAVGSRDVMAMATRVGAAALGLGESLGSLEPGKEATMQIVELSGPHHAGPADVWSALAYSARPGDVRDVIVGGKQIVRERSIIHGDS
- a CDS encoding SRPBCC family protein, whose translation is MKGNTLSVRRTIPVEPEKIFALLADAAKHREFDGSGTVVGTRAESRPLALGTKFGMSMKMGLPYSMANVVIEYEPDRRIAWKTTGLGGLLGGRIWRYELERIDGGTAVTETWDLSEDKQRFFLKRSKFPAATRTNMARTLERIEEAVAR
- a CDS encoding alpha/beta fold hydrolase, coding for MGTGERPPVLFLHGVFVNGDVWRNVVSRLSGSFDCVVPDLPFGSHHTPMNADADLSPLGIADLIADFIRALDIAPVRLVANDSGGAFAQIITAQHPELVDSLVLTNCDCYDNFFPLIFRYLTPLSRVPGGLWPVAQSLRLKPIRRSPLAYGWSTARPLPPQVEKAYVAPLLRSEIRRDIAKAMKDVHPRYTHAAIQALRTYPGRVLVAWGDADKYFPLRLGEQLARDIPNATFVKIPNARAFVPEDAPAELAKLISEFFT
- a CDS encoding patatin-like phospholipase family protein, producing the protein MGSDSDSWDARKAPVTTLRTLLAPGDGPTVPPSEGPPLGYLDTSTYDIPLPESGAVFTQNAWNDLLNRSRRQVSHDGVSYEAYCRASADITMKGGTTSGIVYPLAVCEVARSFRLRNVGGASAGAIAAAAAAAAELGRIRMSARLPLDPPDDGPAPGFAGLASIPQWLTQLESGAPVREKHRLAQLFTPSSKSAGDTRAFRVIAFWLSRGSRIRQLPSLLRGLGIPPVAILFAAVAVLFGALALESAGTVSGLVAPWWALALSVFAAVAGTILVAGGSASAAATLVAWWRRRRAAARTRLWSGDSHDYWTLRTSGAPREPLPLRAISSALLWLLVGVTSWSVVAAVLAVDDNADVALTLAVLAATVVATGLLVALVVCVAALRVYRTFRSERHFGVLTGDTLVQWIDLQMRGLAGQKSAVTFGDLWRGSRDTSQALTEQLTRDPFERTVNLKLMVTDLSQQRPFRFPLPPQQELEKSIGSKIYVCPDDLRAIFGDELTDAIAPPHGGGGLYYCWDDTSGSYEPLELRPLAEPWDLPVVFAVRASMSLPFLFRAVRTFRVRPPTTVRDNFGIPIPADGAAYTSPTPPRNPQAGNPQTDTQPWLLAEELWLSDGGITSNFPVHLFDRQLPEWPTFGLNLGSHPLGYEHQDVWLPEDWQANVPRWVRVGTTPGSFLSAILDTARGWRDVMQTHMPSARGRVAWVWLRRDEGGINLFMRKETVASLCVRGALAGMRLRTRFEGDSDRWHRHRWLRLRAAVHALDELSDDVAIALPQYRDLLDPVGAARAARIDTVEASPPTFLPGNDFWPAARDLLDGVAAPRAADADLRSNTPQPAPELRQVPRV
- a CDS encoding M48 family metallopeptidase — protein: MNFFERQKQVRRSSTRLVVLFVVAVLAIVTLANLLVVVASLSGGSDPGEVATFAVLVTIGTLVFIGGVSFVRTMSLRSGGGSKVALALGAVPVPDDTTDPHLRRYRNVVEEIAIASSTPVPDLFVMPGERGINAFAAGYTPADAAVAVTQGALERLNRDELQGVIAHEFSHIINGDMRLNIRLIGVLAGLTALSVIGRVLLYSGGGRQRGNNNAGAPIALIGIVALIAGFIGVFFGRLIKAAVSRQREFLADASAVQFTRQTSGLAGALKKIGGLDDGSKLRNAKTEDVSHMLFGEGMNFSSLFATHPPLVKRIQTLEPEFSPEKLADLQQRWRSNPPSGLREDVQLGLVADHDIPPSHAAGAPRRQAPSPSARSQSPISVDPAAVVAGIGDPSSTSYAHGERIRRDIPSSLADKAHDGTAVVPLVFGLLMSNEHDVRTRQHAIIATKYGREVADASWNTGGEVQQLDPHLRLPLAEIAFPALRHRGSDDVREIMGTLSDLIAADGRVSVFEYCLGTLVFTGLHEVLTHKPRWGGRRHSLSGSRDAVSTLLAVLARVGNDEQAAAEKAFQAGMNVVFPGQQVTFALPDDGILALEHVWPIIDGLAGEEKGRLVESVVTTVMDNGQVTLEEGELIRTVCAVLHCPVPPLA
- a CDS encoding LemA family protein, whose amino-acid sequence is MTGVLVGLLVVILIIAVISVIAVVSIYNGLVTRRNGYKNAFAQIDVQLTRRHDLIPNLVETAKGYMKHEQGTLEAVINARNSAVSAQNSARQNPGDPNSMNELAGAENTLTQTLGRLFALTESYPDLKANQNMMQLSEELTSTENRVAFARQAYNDAVMAYNNKREVFPSNIIAGMFNFQAAALLEAEGPDTRQAPRITF
- a CDS encoding urease subunit gamma, whose protein sequence is MRLSPHEQERLMISYAADLARRRQARGVKLNHPETVALITDHVLEGARDGRTVAELMATGREVLTRDDVMEGVPEMLRDVQVEATFPDGTKLVTVHHPIR
- a CDS encoding urease subunit beta; amino-acid sequence: MIPGEVITAEGELTLNDGAQRIEAEVVNTGDRPVQVGSHFHFAQANPALEFDREAAHGHRLDIPAGTAIRFEPGIAHTVSLVPLGGTREVHGLSLTPPGKLDR